The genomic DNA ATGTTGCGCTCCACATCGGCAAAGCGGCGGCCGGGGCGTGGCTCCAGCCGGGCAATCAGGGCCATGGCGGCGCGCGTGCGCTCTTCGCCATCGCCACAGGCCTGGGTGAGGCGGCGGATGTCGCGGCGCGCCAGCATCTCCAGCGGCTGCTGGCAGATGGAGAGGGCGGTCTGCACGGTGCCGGGGTCGATCCCGCTGTCTTCGTCGGCGGCCAGGGCCTTGAGCTGCAGCGTCAGGCATTCGGCCAGGTTGCGCGCGCCCACGCCCACGGGCTCCAGGCTTTGCAGCAGGCGCTGCGCCACGGTGAAACGGTGCACCAGCTCGTCGATCTGCTCGAGATTGCCCTCACCAGCCAGGCCCGTGGCCAGCTCTTGGAGCGGCTCTTCAAGGTAGCCGTCGTCGTTGAGCGATTCAATCAGGAAGCGCAGCGCGGCGCGGTCGATCTCGGACAGGCGCAGCGCCAGGGCCTGGCGGTGCAGAAACGACGTGAGGGACTCGTGCGAGCGCGCCAGCTCGGTGGCATCGGCCTCGTCGCCTTCGGAGTCGTTGCGGTTGCGGGCGGGCGCATCACCGCCCCACTCGGCATCGTTGGGCGCCATTTCCACGGTGCCGTCGCCGCTCCAGTCGGGTTCGTCCGCGCTGGTGCTGGGGGTTTCCGCATCATTTTGGCCTTCAGCGCTAGTGCTGCTTGCGCTGGCAGCTCCTGAATACATAGCATCATCGGCGCTGTAGTCGTCGGCCTGCGCGGGGGTGTCGGCGGCTTCCAGGCCGAACTCCTCGCGCGGCGCCTCTTCGGCGGTGCGCTCCAGAAACGGGTTCTCGTCAAGCATCTGCTCGACTTCCTGCGAGAGTTCGAGTGTGGACAGCTGCAACAGCCGGATGGATTGTTGCAACTGCGGCGTGAGCGACAGGTGCTGCGAAACGCGCAGAGACAGGCCGGGTTTCATCACATCCTGAAGTGCTCGCCGAGATAGACGCGTCTTACCTCGGCGTTGTCAACGATTTCGGCCGGCGTGCCCTGGGCGAGCACGCGGCCATCGCTGATGATGAAGGCGTGGTCGCAGATGCCCAGCGTCTCGCGCACGTTGTGGTCGGTGATCAGCACGCCGATGCCGCGCGCCTTCAAAAAACCAATGATCCGCTGGATCTCGATCACCGCGATCGGGTCGATGCCGGCAAACGGCTCGTCGAGCAGGATGAAGCGCGG from Acidovorax sp. T1 includes the following:
- a CDS encoding RNA polymerase factor sigma-54, with amino-acid sequence MKPGLSLRVSQHLSLTPQLQQSIRLLQLSTLELSQEVEQMLDENPFLERTAEEAPREEFGLEAADTPAQADDYSADDAMYSGAASASSTSAEGQNDAETPSTSADEPDWSGDGTVEMAPNDAEWGGDAPARNRNDSEGDEADATELARSHESLTSFLHRQALALRLSEIDRAALRFLIESLNDDGYLEEPLQELATGLAGEGNLEQIDELVHRFTVAQRLLQSLEPVGVGARNLAECLTLQLKALAADEDSGIDPGTVQTALSICQQPLEMLARRDIRRLTQACGDGEERTRAAMALIARLEPRPGRRFADVERNIIVPDVIVRKAGRANGHSGQHNFIVQLNPDVMPRLRVHDIYAGALRGHKGGEGHQGMQQRLQEARWFIKNIQQRFDTILRVSRAIVERQKNFFTHGELAMRPLVLRDIADELGLHESTISRVTTAKYMATPIGTYELKYFFGSGLGTETGGNASSTAVRALIKQFVAAENPAKPLSDSQIAEMLKEQGIECARRTVAKYREALKIAPANLRKAL